From the genome of Lotus japonicus ecotype B-129 chromosome 6, LjGifu_v1.2, one region includes:
- the LOC130725582 gene encoding serine/threonine-protein phosphatase 7 long form homolog, translating to MAEESIIHPGPYNLSLLNKQHVHVSEFVWSGENRLLRARRARDSRSDKLISTVPNPIIPLLQTAGLYYVACVKDVSLNHGLISALVERWRPETHTFHLPVGECTITLQDVALQLGLRIDGRSVTGVTTHDDWRALAYELLGKTPNESDMKGSRLKMSWLNENFSNVGDFVQDMTSLTRYTRAYILRLFGGLMFPDSSGSLVSLRYLPLLRNFSYSWGSAVLAHLYKSLCSATDVEKKELTGCNLLVQLWAYDRIRGIGMEEDALVIVPNQPLGARWKKEITCPSYPLQWYRRKLDTLRESEFVWQLYPEHVLGLLPPQCVQDRALWKVVVPLLNMEV from the exons ATGGCTGAAGAATCAATTATTCATCCTGGACCATATAATCTTTCACTATTGAATAAGCAACATGTACATGTTTCTGAATTTGTTTGGAGTGGGGAAAATAGACTGTTACGAGCGAGACGTGCACGAGACTCTCGGTCGGACAAGTTGATAAGCACTGTGCCGAATCCAATTATACCACTCCTCCAAACTGCCGGACTTTACTATGTTGCTTGTGTTAAGGATGTAAGCCTAAATCATGGGTTGATATCTGCTTTGGTCGAGAGATGGAGACCGGAAACCCACACGTTTCACCTTCCGGTGGGGGAGTGCACCATAACATTGCAAGATGTTGCACTCCAACTTGGGTTGAGGATTGACGGTCGGTCAGTGACCGGGGTGACAACTCATGATGATTGGAGGGCTCTTGCTTACGAGCTACTTGGAAAGACTCCTAATGAAAGTGATATGAAAGGGAGTCGACTAAAAATGTCTTGGTTGAATGAAAATTTTAGTAATGTGGGGGATTTTGTTCAGGATATGACATCCTTGACGCGCTACACACGCGCGTACATATTACGTTTGTTTGGGGGTCTTATGTTTCCTGACAGCTCCGGTTCGCTTGTATCTTTGAGATATTTGCCGTTGCTACGAAACTTTAGCTACAGTTGGGGGTCTGCAGTGTTGGCCCATTTGTACAAATCTCTTTGTAGTGCGACAGATGTTGAGAAAAAGGAACTTACTGGGTGCAATTTGCTAGTTCAGCTTTGGGCTTATGACCGAATTCGTGGAATCGGTATGGAAGAGGATGCCCTTGTAATTGTTCCGAACCAACCTCTTGGAGCTAG GTGGAAGAAAGAGATAACTTGTCCAAGTTATCCACTCCAGTGGTACCGCAGGAAACTGGATACACTGCGCGAATCAGAA TTTGTTTGGCAACTATATCCAGAGCATGTCCTCGGTCTTCTCCCTCCTCAGTGTGTCCAGGATAGAGCTTTGTGGAAAGTTGTGGTGCCTTTACTAAACATGGAAGTTTAA